aacctTATGAACTCTAACTAAATTTagttaaacaaataaattatttatcaataacttttgatatgtattttttagAGCAAATTTGTTTCACTGAAAATTACTTGTTTAGGTATTTTTTAGAGCAAATTTGTTTCActgaaaataaatatgtatcaataaattatttgtttcaGCAAGGTTTGTTTCTAAAGCAAGGAATAATGTGTAGAGGTTTTGGAAAACATGTTGGTATTTTTATGTcaacattgtttttttatttgtatttaaaaagcttttgataggttaaacaaacatttttttttggtgatgttatcattaaaaaaaactgttttactTCGTTGACATCTTTTTTCAACTTATTTTTTAAGATTTACTAATATACTTAATGATAACATGCGTGCATGCGCGGAGTAAgtttttatattaatgtttgttcattaaataattataatattttacaatactataatttttatcgattgtaaaatgacgaatacaaatgttgttctcttaaatgtatcatcATTGTTGAAGATTTAAcgtattacatctcattttaattatttttaagacttcaaatacacaaaagaaaattaagttttacgGCTCACACAAATCATCAAAACCAtataggcaacatcgattgtaaaatgacgaaaagAGTAGgtttctgctctcgatttgtttactattgactcttcATAAgcgatttcattttctacctctataaaattttgcttttatcgtttttgtttcactaatatgagttttgtttctttttaacttcatctgtgaattcggtgaattacataagtgtcaattaaaaaagatggacatctgtaaaaattagtttcactccagatacatatctaagaatctaATTTTTGAAGAATATAAGTGCATACTCGAAATAATACATAAAgatgttatagaatataagtgcatactcgaaatataaatgtttttctaatatattcaccagttcggtctaaaaatcatgtaattatagaacaacaaaaaaaatacttatttattaaCCTACATTTTTGAGGTTTCATCCAAATTGCGAAAAGACCTTCTATCTAACCTCTTCTCATCCAGATACACATCTAAATGTGTTCTTGTGTTTCCTACATTACTCCCAAGGCTTCTTTCCAATTCAAAGAGATCCTGTAATATATTACATTGTCTAAATCATCTTCAAAGTAAATGCAAAATTAAGAGTAAAGATGCTTGAAACTTACATTGTCAAAATCATCTTCAAGAGGTGATTCAGTAACTAGATCATGTGGAGTTGGTGTAGATGAAGTGCCAGAAGAACTGCCCCAAGTCCTAGCTTGATACTCTTTATAAAGTTTAGTCAAATTAGTCCTAAGCTCTTCAGTTTTTAAACTAGAAGTAGAAGGATCCACTCTCTCATAAGCTTTCTCAAGAACTTCCAACTTCAGCCTCGGATCTAAAATTGCCCCCATAGCCAAAATGATGCTGTAATCCTCCCAGTACTTAGCAAATTTAATTTGCATTTCCTTAGCCATCTGCTTCATATCAAAATCATCACAGCTCGCAAAATGCTTCAGCAATAACTCAATCCTCCAAACTTCTGTGAAGTACACACTAGATGTTGGGTACTTTGACCCTGAAAAGAGAGTAGTGATTTGATTGAAAGGTTTCAGAAACTCACTTATTTTTTGCCCACGATCCCACTCTCTTTCAGAAGGTAGCCATCTGTAGTGCCTGTCAAAAGCCTCCAAGCTTTTAAATGCTTCCCTAAACTTCAACGCTCTAACGAGCATTTCATAAGTAGAGTTCCACCTGGTAGCAACGTCAAGTGATAAACCAGATCCACCAGGAATCCCCACTCGCTCTACACATGCCGCAAAGGCTTGAATTCTTGTCTGAGATGCTTTCACATACCTCACACTTTCCCTGATGTTGTGCAAGAGATCTTTCGCTAATTCTAAGCCTTCTTTCACGATCAAGTTCAGGATGTGCGCACAACATCTCACATGTAAATACTTGCCATCCAACAATAAGCCATAACCACTCATCATCTGAAGCTGTCCATTGAGGATCCTCTGCATACTGTCGTTATTATTAGCATTGTCTAAGGTAATAGAGAATACCTTCTTCTCTAAACCCCATTCCATCATACACTCCAGAATCTTGTTAGCAATCTCTTCTCCTGTGTGTGGAGGCTTCAAATCGCAGAAAGCAAGAATCTTACTCTGCAAGTTCCAGCCATCATCTATGAAGTGGGCAGTAAGACATATATATCCCATGCTATTAGGACGAGATGTCCAAAGATCAGAAGTAAAGCAAACCCGAGCAGTATGTCTAGCAAACACTTTCTTCAGCTCTTCCTTTTCTACTTCATACGTCTTATAAACATCTGCTGCAGCCGTTTGTCTACAAATAGGCTGACACTCTGGATTCAGATACTTGTCTCGTTGTCTAACCTTCTCGTATTCTACGTATCTGAACGGAAGATCATGATAAATGATTACCTCACTAACCATCTCACGATCTCTCTTGTGATCATATGCATCCTTAGCTTCCTTTGGAGGCTTCTTTGGACAAGTTTCCAAGTGGCGTTGTAGATGATGAGTTCCACAGCTCACATTCTTTTCATTACGTGTCACCAACTTCATACAACAATGCAAGCATCTGGCCCTTTCTTTGCCATCATTTTCTATCCCCACTGATACAAAATCTTCCCAAACCCGTGATGTTTTACGTCTCTTGCGTTGAGCTTGAGCTGATTCCCCAGAATGAGTTTCACTTTGCTGTTCTTCTAGTTGTGTAGCTTCCAAATTTATCTCAGCGAGAGCATCTTCTTCATTCATGTCTATAAACTCATCCATCCtgtaattaaaaacatataaatccTCCAGAACTCTATAAACATAAAGAactctataaatataaatcctCCAAATCACAATAAAACTAACATTTAGATTTTACTTTTagacttttatatatttagctttgcactatctatatatatatgattacgGCTGTTTATTTATTTACGGCTGTGTTcacaaatctatatatatatatgataaaaacatCCTGAACTTGATCGTGAttcacaaatttatttattgagATGATTCACAAAGCCAAATGGGTTTTTAGAAACAGAATCAAATtcacaaacaaatcaaattcaaaaacaaatcaaattcaaaaatggaaggagaagagagaCGTTATCGTTATTGGGTCGGTGGAGAATCTGGAGATAAAGAGTCCTCTGCTCGATTCTGAAGATCAGCGAAGACGTTGGGCAGCTCGCCGGAGAATTCGTTGAAGGAGATGTTGAGTGAGACGAGGTTCTGAAGATCAGCCAAGAGCCCAAGACGTTTAGGTTTCCGGCGAGTTTGTTGTGAGAGATGTCGAGAGTTCCGAGATTGACGAGGCTAGAGAACCGCGACGGGATTGCTCCGGCGAAGGAGTTGCAGCTCAGGTTCAGAAATAAACGGCGGAGGAGGGTCGGGATACGGCCTATCTCGTCAGAGATATCGAAGTCGAAGTCGCAGCAGGAGAGAGATATCGATATCGAAGAtgaaaacggaaaaaaaaaactagaagcCCTTAAGAAACCAAACGACAacgtttaaacaaaaaaaaacattagtggGTTAAACGGATTCCCGTTTATTTTAGCAAAAACCCATTTAATAAATGGGTCTCAAGTGGGTTACCCATTTAAAACCCGACTAGCTTAATGGGTCTAAATGggcatttatttttttcagaacCCATTAAAAGCCCGCGAACCTAAACCCATCTTAACATCCCTAATCGTCACTATCTATTGCCTGCTTGGGTTTCATTAAccttaaatgttttgttttttttttgtaatgatcTTGGGCGTGATTTCAGCTTGTACTGTGTAGGGGATGGATTTAATCATCCCACAAGGCCCAAGGAATAAAAGGCCTGGCCCGGACCAGAAAAAATGATGGCTTGGGTAGTCGGCTTAAAGGGTCAATCGCTCGGCTCGCTTCTACAGTATCTCGAGTCGAGTGACGTCGACTAAGAGGCACCCAGCTCGGCGACCGCTCGGATGAATGCGGGCCTCTCGGCCCAATAAGGAAGGCCCACGAAGACGACCTAAGTTAGGTCAAGAACGACACATCAGAGGACTATATAAGGAGAAGGAAGAGGAACGAGAAAGGGATCCGAAATCAtctgactaacacttggcggctagattagggttttcacctttgcttcatcttgCCGTtgtttgtacttttccggtagctctCCGAGTTACCGGCCTCTTCTCTGTCGCATTTTcttatctctcttgtaaccgACTGATCGTCTCTTCCGACCGtaataaaacgtctttgttaaacccacatcttctttatcaccgttttccgatcaaacagttggcgcccaccgtggggcgtTTTTAGCAAAGTAACGTTAGTACTATGGTTGTCAGCAACGACAGTTCTTCGTCAGGCGAGGAGCGCGAAGCTCTCGAGGTGATGCCGGCTCCCGAGGTAACACCTACGCCTACACCAGTAACTCCGCTACCCCCTCCTGCGTCTATGGAAACCATCTTGGCACGCCTCGCCCTGCAAGAAGCGGCGCAAAAGGCGGCGGTCGACCAAATCACAGCGATAGCAAAAATACTCGCCCCTATCGCTGCAAACGCCGAAGCTTCAACGGCGCAGTACCGTCGACACCTGTTCGCCACTGAACGAACCACCAACGTAGCACCTGCGCGGGATAACAACAACCAGAGCGCCGGTAACTACAACCAGAGCGCCGGTAACGACATCAACGCAGACACCGCAAGCGAGCTAGCCGCGTTGAAACAGTCGGTCCTCGACATCAACTCAAAGATCCATCAGGTGACGACCTCGGCGCCCCAAATCGAGCACGTACTCGCGGAATCTCTTCGCACACCCTTCACGCAAAGGGTCACCGGCGTACGGCTCCAGAAGATGGAGAAACTTCGTCTTCCAACCTTCAAGGGTCTCTCCGACCCTTCTACTCATGTCACGTCCTTCAACATAGCGATGTGACCGACGAAGACAAAGACGCCGGCTTTTGCCAACTCTTtgtcgaaaccctagaaggacCGGCCCTTACTTGGTTCACAGGCCTCAGAGAAAACTCCGTCGATTGTTTCCACGACCTCTCGACGGCCTTCCTGAAGAattatatcatgttcaccaaccaaGAAACGACCGTGTCCGACTTGTGGAACCTCACTCATACCAGCGGCCAAAGCCTCCGCGACTTCATGGAGAAGTTCAAGGCTATCGTCTCGAAAGTTGATATTCCTGATCCTATCGCTGTCGAGTCTCTGATGAACACTTTGCACGTTGACTCCACGTTCCGTCAGGATCTTTACCGATACCCGACGAAATCTGTGTCTGACGCCATCGCTCGctcgaacaacttcatccgcatggaagaagacacaaGAGCAAAGTTTGCAAAAGAAGCAGCAGCGAAACAGCGACCCGCCCGAACAAACGACACCCGCCCTGAGCCCTCCCAGCACTCATCCGGTGGGAACACCACTCAGAAGCGAGGCTACGTTAGCTCGGTCGACGACGAGGAATCGCCAAAAACAGCAGCCGTCACGCGAGAGAAAGCCTGGAACCACTGGGATCGAGACTCCGCCTCGAAGCAATCAAAGTCGTCCGAACCAGCGAGTTCAAACTCCGAGGAGCCAAAGAAATGGTGCCTCTACCACAAAAGGGATTCCCATGATACGAAAGAGTGCAAAGTCCTCATCGGGCAATTTTTCGACGGGATCACTAACGGGACAATTCAAATGCCCAcctctccaacgacaccgaaaaacaccaaaagttggagtaagaacaaggagaagaaggcacagaAGTCTCAACAGAACACGGCCCCTAGCGAGGAAAGAGCGAGCCCTGAGCGCACTCCTGTCAACAACGTCGGCCCCGCCAACGATTCATCAGAAGACGAACATCCGCGTCGCCGGCGACGAGTGGAAGTCATACTCTCTCGCCCTTGTGACTCCTCTGACGACGACTCCTCGACAATGCAACAAGATTTACGCGACAAACTGAACAGCAAAGTCGAGCAATCTCTCACTTCCCCGACAACAGACAAAGATCTGCGCACCCTATTGAAGAGAAAGAGCGCTACGAACGAACACGTAGGAAGCGCCGACCTCCGCGCGACCATCTCAAAATCCAGCGCCAGGAGAATAGGTCAAAACGGCGACCTTCGCGACCAGCTCAATTCAAAGGCCGATGACCTGCGAATCCAACTCAACCGTTCAAAAGGGTCCGATCTGCGCCGACGTCtcgaatcaaaaaagaaaaagcccgCAGAAACTCTTCAATTCGAGAACACAACCGATGATTTAAGGAAGCAACTCGAATCAATGCGAGCTACCCGCAATCCGCACATTAGCGTAATCATGGGAGGATCACCTCCTTGCGGCGACTCAGTTCGAGCTGTCAAAGACTACAAACGACAAGCCACCACCTCCAAGAAGTGGCCGCCTCCAGTCGAAAATGATCACCAGATCACTTTTTCGGCACTAGATACCAAGGGCGTCCACACGCCACACAACGATCCTCTCCTCGTCGACCTCGACATCGGAGAATGCCTAGTCGCAAAAGTCCTTATCGACACCGGCAGCTCAGTCGATCTCATCTTTCGCGACACACTCGACAAAATGGGAGTCGATTTGAGAGATATGAAGCCTTCCTCTCGCACGCTCACTGGCTTCAACGGGGCCTCGGAGCAAATGATCGGAACAATTCGTCTTCCAGTATACGCAGGTGGTATAACCCGTACcgtcaagttctccgtcatccGAGCCAAAGCACCCTACAATGCCATCCTCGGAACACCATGGTTGCATTCCATGAAAGCCGTTCCCTCGACGTACCATCAATGCGTCAAGTTTCCCGGCAAAGACGGAAAAACACAGACGATTCGGGGAGATCAACAAGCCGCGAGAGAACTGCTGATTGCAACTGTAAAGATGCAGCAACAGGCTTCCCTCGTCAACTCCGTCAGTAAACCACTCAGCAAGATATACCCCCAGAAGGAGGAAGTTCGCGAAGTCGCAATCGATGAATCCGACCCAACGAAAATCATCCGAGTTGGCGTCTACCTGTCCGACGACATATGTTCAaagatcatctctttcatcaaagACAACGCTTCAACGTTCGCCTGGAAGACCTCCGACATGAAGGGGATCGACCCCGCAGTTACCTCCCATGAACTGCACGTCGACCCGACGTTCAAACCCATCCGACAGAAGCGACGGAAACTCGGTCCAGAAAGATCTAAGGCAGTGAACGACGAAGTCGACCGGCTCCTCGACGCGGGTTTTATTACCGAAGTTCGATACCCTGAATGGTTAGCCAACCCGGTCGTcgtcaagaagaagaacggcaaatggcgcatatgcgtcgatttcacggacctcaacaaggcATGCCCAAAGGATAGTTACCCACTCCCTCACATCGATCGTCTCGTCGAATCAACCGCTGGTAACGAACTcctaaccttcatggacgctttctcgggCTACAACCAGATCTTGATGCATCCCGATGATCGCGAGAAGACAGCATTCATCACCGACAGAGGGACTTATTGCTACAAGGTGATGCCCTTCGGGCTAAAAAACGCCGGTGCGACTTATCAGCGACTCGTTAACCGAATGTTCGCTGATCAGCTTGGCAAcaccatggaagtgtacatcgacgATATGTTAGTCAAATCGCTCAAGGCCGACGACCACCTAAATAACTTACGCGActgcttcaagatcttgaacGACTATGGGATGAAACTCAACCCGGCCAAATGTACCTTCGGTGTCACCTctggggaattcctcggctacatcgTCACTCAGCGAGGAATCGAAGCTAACCCCAAGCAGATCTCGGCGATTCTCGACCTTCCAAGCCCGAAAAACAGCCGCGAAGTGCAGCGACTAACGGGACGCATAGCAGCTCTCAACAGGTTCATCTCGCGATCGACCGACAAGTGTCTTCCCTTCTACGAGCTACTAAGGGGAAACAAGAGGTTCGTCTGGGATGAAAAATGCGAAGAGGCGttcaatcaactcaagcattatCTCACGACCCCACCCGTGCTATCGAAGCCAGAAGCCGGCGACACACTATCTCTCTACATCGCCGTCACATCCTCCGCCGTCAGCAGCGTATTGATTCGGGAAGATAGGGGAGAACagaaaccaatcttttacacaagtaaaagaatgacgGAGCCAGAGACGAGATATCCAACACTCGAAAAGATGGCCCTAGCCGTCGTCACCTCGGCCAGAAAACTGCGACCCTACTTCCAGTCGCACACGATCGAAGTACTGTCCAACCAACCACTCAGAACGGTTATGCAAAATACTAACCAGTCGGGACGGTTGACCAAATGGGCGATGGAGCTGAGCGAGCATGACATCGCATACAAGAATCGCACAGCAGCAAAGTCACAAGTCCTTGCCGATTTCCTGATCGAGTTGACGCCAGAGCTGGAGCAAGACCTCATCCTACCAAGTGTAAACTggatcctccacgtcgacggttcATCCACGAGTAAAGGATCAGGAGC
The sequence above is drawn from the Brassica napus cultivar Da-Ae chromosome A8, Da-Ae, whole genome shotgun sequence genome and encodes:
- the LOC125577038 gene encoding zinc finger BED domain-containing protein RICESLEEPER 2-like codes for the protein MDEFIDMNEEDALAEINLEATQLEEQQSETHSGESAQAQRKRRKTSRVWEDFVSVGIENDGKERARCLHCCMKLVTRNEKNVSCGTHHLQRHLETCPKKPPKEAKDAYDHKRDREMVSEVIIYHDLPFRYVEYEKVRQRDKYLNPECQPICRQTAAADVYKTYEVEKEELKKVFARHTARVCFTSDLWTSRPNSMGYICLTAHFIDDGWNLQSKILAFCDLKPPHTGEEIANKILECMMEWGLEKKVFSITLDNANNNDSMQRILNGQLQMMSGYGLLLDGKYLHVRCCAHILNLIVKEGLELAKDLLHNIRESVRYVKASQTRIQAFAACVERVGIPGGSGLSLDVATRWNSTYEMLVRALKFREAFKSLEAFDRHYRWLPSEREWDRGQKISEFLKPFNQITTLFSGSKYPTSSVYFTEVWRIELLLKHFASCDDFDMKQMAKEMQIKFAKYWEDYSIILAMGAILDPRLKLEVLEKAYERVDPSTSSLKTEELRTNLTKLYKEYQARTWGSSSGTSSTPTPHDLVTESPLEDDFDNDLFELERSLGSNVGNTRTHLDVYLDEKRLDRRSFRNLDETSKM